A single genomic interval of Pyrus communis chromosome 5, drPyrComm1.1, whole genome shotgun sequence harbors:
- the LOC137734312 gene encoding uncharacterized protein, translated as MGDRRRRSKTMQIAQYQASLDIEDAEMISAEAEFANSLMQYEHHAESSYRGSVMGRSFVQRDREECCDQMMKDYFIKCPRFPTHDFRRRFQMRRDLFESILNTVVNHDHYFARKINVVGLQTISPHQKLTSAFWMLANGCFANSTDEYCRLAETTAIENVKRFYKAIEAIYGTTYLHKPNREDLKRLIRKPTIVFEAVASYDTWIWHAFFGAPGLNNDINVLWSSPLFDDVVNGWAPEFRYKVNGNRYKLSYYLTDGIYPSWSTFVKSFSHPDSAKKKLFSERQESYMNDVERAFEILQARWAIVRGPAQLWHIEDLHSIMMTCIILHNMIVEIEYIEIEEDSDKDVDDDQPTHARAMTKDVEYLDATIYETRQDRVTLSEYMRCLNRIQAP; from the exons atgggtGATAGAAGAAGGCGTAGCAAGACAATGCAAATAGCACAATACCAAGCAAGCCTTGACATTGAGGATGCAGAAATGATCAGCGCAGAAGCTGAATTTGCAAACTCGCTTATGCAATATGAGCACCATGCAGAATCTAGCTATCGTGGTTCTGTCATGGGGCGTTCATTTGTGCAGCGTGATAGAGAAGAGTGTTGTGACCAaatgatgaaagattatttcatcAAGTGTCCAAGATTTCCGACTCATGATTTTCGAAGGCGGTTTCAGATGAGGAGAGATCTTTTTGAAAGCATCTTAAACACAGTTGTAAATCATGACCACTACTTTGCAAGGAAGATAAATGTCGTAGGCCTACAAACTAtatcacctcatcagaagctCACATCTGCATTTTGGATGCTAGCTAATGGGTGCTTTGCAAACTCAACTGATGAGTATTGCCGACTTGCAGAAACTACTGCTATTGAGAATGTGAAGCGCTTTTATAAGGCAATTGAAGCCATATATGGAACCACATATCTTCACAAGCCAAATCGTGAAGACTTGAAGAGGCTTATACGCAAG CCAACCATCGTGTTCGAGGCTGTGGCGTCTTAcgacacatggatttggcatgcattCTTCGGCGCTCCTGGATTAAACAATGATATCAACGTTCTTTGGTCTTCTCCTCTGTTCGATGATGTTGTCAATGGATGGGCACCAGAATTTCGGTACAAGGTAAATGGTAATAGGTATAAGCTAAGTTACTACCTAACTGATGGTATTTATCCTAGTTGGTCTacctttgtcaaaagtttttctcatcccgatagtgcaaagaagaaattattttcaGAGAGGCAAGAGTCTTATATGAATGATGTGGAAAGAGCGTTCGAGATCCTACAAGCTCGATGGGCAATTGTTAGAGGGCCGGCACAACTTTGGCATATTGAAGACCTCCATTCAATCATGATGACATGCATAATTttgcacaacatgattgtggaaatTGAGTACatcgaaattgaagaagattcagACAAAGATGTGGATGATGACCAACCAACACATGCGAGAGCTATGACAAAAGATGTTGAATATCTTGATGCAACCATATATGAGACCCGACAGGATAGAGTCACATTGAGTGAGTATATGAGATGTTTAAATAGAATTCAAGCTCCTTAA
- the LOC137734313 gene encoding uncharacterized protein → MGSSEETLLDPIDHMGQRFSRQDSSFQPRPLLIKLEFPRFSDGDDPLAWVYRAEHYFDYFTVDDKQKVRMASFHMDNEALQWFQWRNCIKNYPNWKDFVHVFCKEFGPSEFEDFTEALVQLKQLGSLKEYVSEFRRLANRTTEIGPVMLRSCFIRGLIPELRHDVKLLRPSDVHEAIALAFQLDIKLSDTKVRNFSRNSASSFSNVTTSKSVPLFCGNNSSSSTSRASNVRKMSFEELQDRRKKGLCYSCPEKWVRGHVCATQQLLLLDLSADRIEDISGEGQNDQQIEITACAVFGSSAPQHIQTMKVSGFIKNCPVVVLLDSGSSHNFISLSTAKQLGWKVDSNNSFEVMIANGGTISSRGCCSQIKLQIQQYEYISDFYVLQLGGCDVVLGAQWL, encoded by the coding sequence ATGGGTAGTTCTGAAGAAACCTTATTGGATCCAATTGATCATATGGGTCAGCGTTTTTCCCGTCAAGATTCGTCATTTCAACCACGGCCGCTATTGATCAAGCTTGAGTTTCCTCGCTTCTCGGACGGCGATGATCCCTTGGCATGGGTTTACCGGGCAGAGCACTATTTCGATTACTTCACTGTCGACGATAAACAAAAGGTACGAATGGCTTCCTTCCATATGGACAATGAAGCTTTACAATGGTTTCAATGGCGGAACTGCATCAAGAATTATCCAAATTGGAAAGATTTTGTTCATGTCTTCTGTAAAGAATTTGGGCCCTCTGAATTCGAGGACTTTACCGAAGCCCTAGTTCAATTGAAGCAGTTGGGTTCTCTTAAGGAGTACGTCTCTGAGTTTCGTCGGTTAGCGAATCGGACTACGGAGATTGGTCCAGTAATGTTACGCAGTTGTTTCATTAGAGGGCTGATACCGGAGTTGCGTCACGATGTCAAATTGCTTCGCCCATCTGATGTACATGAAGCAATTGCTCTGGCTTTCCAATTGGACATCAAACTCTCAGATACCAAGGTTCGAAATTTCTCCAGAAATTCTGCGTCTTCTTTCAGTAATGTTACAACCTCAAAATCTGTGCCTCTGTTCTGTGGTAATAATTCTTCTTCTAGCACATCTAGGGCTAGTAATGTGAGGAAAATGTCATTTGAAGAACTTCAAGATCGTAGGAAAAAGGGGTTGTGTTATTCTTGTCCAGAGAAATGGGTTCGGGGTCATGTTTGTGCTACTCAGCAATTACTACTATTAGATCTTTCTGCTGATAGGATTGAGGATATAAGTGGTGAGGGTCAAAATGAtcaacaaattgaaattacAGCTTGTGCAGTTTTTGGTTCATCAGCTCCTCAACATATTCAAACTATGAAGGTTTCTGGTTTCATAAAAAATTGTCCAGTTGTTGTGTTGTTGGATTCGGGTAGCTCACATAACTTCATTAGCTTGTCTACTGCCAAACAATTGGGTTGGAAGGTTGACTCTAATAATTCTTTTGAGGTAATGATTGCAAATGGGGGAACCATTTCCAGTAGGGGTTGTTGTTCTCAGATTAAGTTGCAGATTCAACAATATGAgtatatttctgatttctatGTACTACAATTGGGTGGTTGTGATGTGGTTTTAGGAGCTCAATGGTTGTGA